agcacagcgaaagatgaaagcgaacgcggagcgcagcggcagatgaaagaAGGGCGCGccaggaggaaagtggaggaggaggctaCAGTGACCGCATGAGGTGGGAGCGGAAGAAATTAATGTCACTGTTGCAATCTTTCAAATTCGTTCCAATTGagtacaccttgcgaactcactagctacaattcgtaggtgaaaatatgtgccgcaaaataattaattatgcAGTTAATTAGCACaattacgttaattattcaattaagttTTTTTGATTTCTCgaagaagtaatggccgcctcatcaaaTAACTTAGACTAAGATttagaattgtgctttctgccacaggcaattgtttaaaatttggtgcagctctAAACACAGCTTGTAGAGCGCGGCAAAGTGACCTAATggcaagaagaggaaaggcaATTGATGTAAATATCACCTCAAAGTACACTTGCAAAATATACAGACTCGCTTTGTGAGCCGGTCCTCGCGGCAACGCTGGCGCCGGCACAGCTGCCAGTCGGAAGGCTGGGCGGACAAAAGGACAAAGACAACGGTGAGCAAAACACACGACATGGGCAGCAGATGGCCGGCAGTATAGCGACATCGATTGTAGCGCGTAAAGCACGtgtgtatttatatatatatacgggagGACAGTTGTGCAGCCGGCTTATACGCCCGGGTCTCGCGCGTATATACAATTGGCGTCACCGCACGGCCGTTCAATATATACTGAGGACGTGAATGATGAGCGTCATCATGCTTTCGTCAGTGGTTATTCTCTTGACACTGTGGAGCGGCATACAGGCGCAGCAGTTCATCGGAGAGAACGTTTCGACCGTCAAATCGCCATTTTCCTCGCAAAAGCAGTTGCAGCCGGAGACGGACCCGTGGACAGCCGCTGGACTGGTGCAGGACCTTTCGCTGGGTGCTGCGCCAGTGGCCCTCCTAAAGGTCACTTACGGGATAACTTCAGTGAAGATTAACGGTACGCTGACGCCCGAGCAAACAGCCGAAATTCCTGCTGTAGCTCTGGCCGGCGCCATCAACTGCATGCCATCGTTCTCTTTGGTCATGTTGGACCCGGACGCGCCGAGCCGTAAACATCCTACGCTACGCAGCTGGTTGCATTGGATGGTCGTCAACGCCAACAGCACACGGAGGCTGGACAAAGGCGAGCTGGCGATGCCGTATAATGGTCCAACTCCGCCCGAAGGATCGGGACCTCATCGATACGTTTTCTTAGCTTTCTGTCAAGGCGGCAAGAGCGTGGACCTTATGAAATTCCAGAGGCGGCGTAGGAAGAAATTTCATTTGAAAAAGTTCCAACAGAAAATAGGTAATGCGGTGCCGTTCGGTGGCACATTCTTTTACGCCGAGAACGTCGGAAGGATAAAAAGTCCTCCAAAGTGACTTCTGCAACAGGAATTAAAATTTTAAACTTCACGGAGCGAAGGACATTGCGATCGAGGAACAGTTGTTTGGGAAGGCCTTATACGTACTTATGATTGATTTCATGGTCAGGTGCTTGTGAACATTTTTGAGAAGTTCATAGCAATGATCGCAACGACTGTGACATAACGAATCGAATGGTAAACAATTGTCGTCGTTTGCATTGTGTCATGTAGTCATTTCGCATGCTCTACGCGGCACCTTGCTTTTGCAGCAGGCTTACACATTTCTTGCATGAGTTGCAGCATTTTTAGACTGATTACCAGTTAAAGACATTTCTACGAACATTAGGTTGTACGCTGATGGTTGCGTTCTGTATAAATTAGTAAGTTCTGTGCGTGATCAGGTGGAGTTAAATGACGATTTTGCGAAGATTATTTTGTGGTGTGAGCAGTGGCAAATGCCCATCAATTTTGAAAAAACTGTTTTCATGCGAATTACTCACAATAAGAGACCCTTGCTCTTTAATTATTCTACTTCTGATCAAGTACTTTCTGAGGTTGAGCAATATAAATACTTAGGATTGCTGGTTACTAACAAACTTTCCTGGAATACACACATAGATAATGTTGCAGCCAATGCCTTAAGGAAATTGTTCTTTTTAAGGCGTACGCTCAAGTTAGCTACCCCTCAAGTGCGCATTCTTGCCTACAAATCCATTATCCGTCCTATGTTAGAGTATGCCGTAGTAATTTGGGACCCTTTCACTAAATCCAACATTGAAAAATTAGAAAGAATACAGAAAAAGGCTCTATATAAGATTCATTTACAGCTCATATGGTCGCAGCTCTATTATTGAATTAATAAAAAAGGATATTTTCTCACCAGTTACTGATAGAAACAGGGCCTGTAGACTCAAGTTCTTTTATCAACTGGTAAATGGTTATTACAGAATTAACACATCACATATACTGACTCCATCTACAGGATACGCAACTAGAAACCGACATTCGCAAGCAATTATGCCTTTAAAACAAAGAGTAAAttctttcaaatattctttttttcctcgtacAATAAACGATTGGAATAACCTCTCCAACGAAGCTGTAACCCAAAAATCTTTGGTGTCCTTTGAAGAGCGTTTATTTTAAATGTGCCGTGTCCTTCTAATACTTACTTGTTattgtctgttctttttttgcccAGATGTATGTTTCCTATAAAATGTACCACTCTGCTATGGTCTAACTAGACcgcagtattcataaataaataaacaataaaaacatTTCGTTGTGAAACAAATTACAGCACAATCATTGGAATTAACTTGGTTTGCCCTGAGCGCCACCAAAGGCAATTAAGATGCATGAACCACTGATGGAGTGCGTCGTTCTTCCCATCTTATTTGTCATATGTCGTTAAAGAACAGGAATACGGCAAGTATCTAGTCTCTTTCATTATCATTTCTATCTAATAGTATATGCTCTGTGACCTCTGTATTAGTACTTAGGAATTGCAGCCAATTAGTGTGAATGTGGTGGGCGTGTGTGCCACGTAAGCCGCTTTGCGGTGTTTGCTATATTCGGAAAGAaggggagacgacgacgaagtgtttgttgtatggaacgctgcttttctgtctctgcgaattccaagctactttgtgggagacgccgctcccatatCTACGGCGATGGATGTGCAGTCACCTAGAGGGGTGCCGGGCCCTTCCACGTCAGCAGGGGCCGCGCCGAGAAAGCGGTCTAGTCACCCGAGTGACactgacagcgaggacactgtGATCTACTCACCGACCAGTGATGAGACCTCGGATGACAGTGACTTCGTGCCCGtagcaaagcgcaaagcaaagagaagactcATCAGGACATCTCCTTCCGCAAGTAAGGCTACTGTGATACCGACGCGAAAGTCATCGGAGCACAATATTTTATTTGTGCCTGTGGCTGCTAGC
The DNA window shown above is from Dermacentor silvarum isolate Dsil-2018 chromosome 1, BIME_Dsil_1.4, whole genome shotgun sequence and carries:
- the LOC119437121 gene encoding protein D1, with amino-acid sequence MMSVIMLSSVVILLTLWSGIQAQQFIGENVSTVKSPFSSQKQLQPETDPWTAAGLVQDLSLGAAPVALLKVTYGITSVKINGTLTPEQTAEIPAVALAGAINCMPSFSLVMLDPDAPSRKHPTLRSWLHWMVVNANSTRRLDKGELAMPYNGPTPPEGSGPHRYVFLAFCQGGKSVDLMKFQRRRRKKFHLKKFQQKIGNAVPFGGTFFYAENVGRIKSPPK